The DNA region CTGAGCTCAGTCTCACCGGTGATGAAGACAGACAAgatccgtttcgctaagtgtttaGCATTTCGCGAAAaactaagcacttagcgaaacgctaagcacttagcgaaacgctaagcacttagcgaaacgctaagcacttagcgaaacggtaagtccttaacgaaacggtaagtccttagcgaatcttccctgaaacggaactcaTATGATTCAAGATTATATGCAAAACCCATTAATGAACCACACTTAACGAAATGctcaaatatgaacaaaataacaaatatgaacccacaaatatgaaccaaatatgaaaaggtttttgaaatgaagaaaatgtaaacatgaacataactcgaattaggtttaggtttgaaatgaacatcttcTTCGACCTTCAAATCTTCTTCGACCTTCAAATACATAGAATCGGAGACCTGCATACCATAAACCCTAGAATCAGAGACCTGCATACAAAATAGATTTATGGTTAGTTTATGAAGATcgtgtaaataaaaacataaatggattAAGTTAGAAATAAAGATGTTGTAAATCTGTATAAATTGAACCGCCGCCCCGCCAGCAGCCTCCGTCGCCGTCGTCGTCGCCcgccgccgtgaaagagagcacaggagaagagagagaaagaaaatgaagaaaatgaaaaaattacagtatttatactaaacctaacccacttcgcgaaacgctaagtcccttagcgtttcgcgaaaagggcaatttcgtctaaaaaaaattatagaaccACGAAcgcaatttaattattaaattaccaCCAGATCAAATAAGTGGATCTTTAAGgtcatttcttcaaatttccCCACTTCCCCACTTATGAGGACTCATGGAATAGAtctgattgattttattttggagttctttttttatttctttttaaagatttatttaaataattttaattcatttcaaaaatattgACGGGTTAACTATGAagtgaatgatttttttttaaatattatatataatgataaaatattttttttagtaaaattattttaatattttaattaataaatggaacaatataattaattaaaaaaacaaataaagtgatttttttctgattataatttaaaataatctagtTCATCTCTCCCATGACATTCCCTATAATATAGAAACAATACTTGTGCTATTAATCTCTCCCATGACATTCCCTATAATATAGAAACAATACTTGTGCTATTAAATGAGtatcttaaataattacaaaatacaaCTTGTATTCTGAGTTCTGACATATTAAAATACTGagttaaaataaacataacttCCCTTGCCTTTTTTATATATGGCATGTGCCATGATGACCCTCTAACAACATGAAAATTAgcttaaaaaatgattaaaaataatttattgatgtaagaaactaaaaataattcatcatCATATAAGTATTCTCATCACTCTGTTACATGGACAAACATTCCGAATTtgtatctataaaaaaaaaagaacaaaatgtATTACCAAAAACAATCCAAACTCAAAACTGTGATATGGTATGGTGAGCCACTACTACGCATGATGGTTGTCGTCGTCTGTGCCAAAATATCGATCTCCAAATTCACCCATTCCCGGGATAACTCTGAAATCTTTATTCAAACCACTCTCAATCTCCGAGGTGACGATCTTTATTCTTGGAAATTGTTGGCAGACAACGTGCACTCCTTGAGGAGCCTAATAATGCATGCAAAAACTCATTctctaaaataaacaaacaaacaaaacttcAAGTTCTAAAATAGGATATGATAATACATACAGATATCAGATTAAGGAATATGATGTTGGATTCTGGAACACCCTTCTTTATTAATAGTGATATAGCTTTAACAGCTGAATTCCCtgcaaaattttacaaaaagaaTTTTACCAATATACTCCAAAACCgaccaaaccaaacaaaaccaAACCAATGCGAACCTGTGCCGAGGATAGGGTCCAACAACAGTACATTCCTCTGCGATATGTCGTTAGGTAACTTTTCATATATAAGCTGCTTGGTAAATCGagacaaataatattattaattatcattagGATATACCTACaatgtatataataattaagccatagagagaaagaaagaatgaaacCTGTTTTCCATTATCACCTTCTCTGTGAATAAGTATCTTTCCTATCTTTACACCTTTACAACAAGCTCTCAATGCATTCTCCATACTTTCCCCACTGCAAAAGTTTTAGAATAAGTTaagaaaaaagattaaaaaaagatGTTGatggtgaaaaaaaaatattaccttCTGATTATGGATACACCGCACAATCTCTTACAGAAATCCACACCGGTATAAACAGATCCTATTAGTCCAAATAACAACTAATCAAGTAACTGCCTTTGAATTGCACACAAAAACTGAGATAACATGGCAATGAAGTTGGCAATGCAATGCATAAATGGATAACCAGACGACTAACCAATGTAAGCTTACCAGTTGGAGTGATCACCTGCTTTTCTGTAAATGGAAGATGGCCCAAACCATGTTCAACAACCTGGACAACAAAAGGGTTGTTTTAGATATCCAAAATCCTCCTCTTAACAACAGAAAAGTTGATTACAGAATACTCACCAAACGAATCAGACGATCAGCATAAAACACAAAATCATGTTTTGTTGTTTGGGAATCCCGTATTAAAGTATGCATGCCCCGTATCTGATTGCATGTAAAAAAACGATAAGATATCACTCTGATATATCGTCAATCTTTCTTCTTTGCATTTGTTGAGTGACCTCCCAGTTCAATCAATGTACTCCTTGCACATTGGTTTcgcataaaaaaaactttttttgcaaatttgttaataataatacctGAAAAGTTGACTGAATGACATAAAGATTAGGATATATTTTGCAAAGATCATGTTGACCGAGTTTTGTTCGGATATGTTGGACAATCAAATCAATTGCTACATGATTGTCTCCTCCCCGGGGAATAATAATATCTGCATACTTCTTTGTTGGAAGTATAAAATCATCAAAAGCAGGTTTCACAAATTTTGAGTACtgcacaaattaaaaaaaacaaaattctagTCAATTACCGATTTGTATATGATTAGACAAACTGTCAAACAAAATTACCATCTCTAAATAAGAAACCCAAACACAGAAAGCATTAATAACTCATCATATAATATTGCTCTTAGATGCATTATTCCTCCAGAAGTAAAAGAATGACATAAAAAACTGTtttattgaagaaaaaatattaactgCTGCTGACCTGATCAAGGACCGATGAAATATCTCTAGCCTTGTCAACTGTGTCACGCCTTATTCTCCTTGCCAAGCGCACATCAGGATCTGTTCAAGAAATTATATACACTATGAGAAACGCAAAACAAAGTCTAACCAGACATAAAGACTTAACTTGGATTGAGCAATTGGTCGCtagatttaaatgaaataattatttatgcaaGTTATTTTCCTTCTTAGCATAGTTTTTATGTACAAGTAGATTTGTAAGAAGAGtaagatttttttgtttggtatataTCCCAACAAAATTATCTGTGTTATATGCACAAAAAACAATTATGCAAGTTATAAATCGAATTATATCCAATTATAAGGATAATGATTATCAATATTGGTGCCCAGCCACGGAAAATCTAGTTGCTGGATTTTTCATGGTAACTAGATTACCAATCCAGCCATAGTTATAAGAGAAGCCGATAACAAGAAGTGGAAGAAATAGAATAACGTTCAAAGGAAAAACTCTTAGTAAGGATATAATTAAATGCATGTTTTCCACTTCTTTTACATCTATCTTAAAGGAAGGAAATGTTTTAGGTTGAGAGGTTTTTAATGTTGTCGACGAGATGATCAATATTTGTGTCAATAATACTTTTatcttacataaaaaaataagaggGGAGAATAGGTATCATAGGTAGAGAAAATCTAGGAATCCTGTAATTGATGGATAATATTAGTCAGGGCATTTGGAAGATGAAAATAgccaattttttaatatctttatgCCAAATCCagaaaaatttgaaatgaaacAAATATACTGATAAAACAAAACCAACACAACAGAAGATGACTTTGTTGTCCTTAGATTTGATGAATAAATGCAAGCATACACCCGCAATACTCAAAAGTGCAGCTCTCAATATATGATGCAACGAAGAATTAGAAAGGAACCTGTGTCAACAAAGATCTTCATATTCATCAAATCACGGACACGGGGATCGTGAAAGATCAATATTCCTTCCAAAATGATTACATCTGATGGATTTACCTGTAGAGACATGACAATACATAAAAGTTTCCATCAAATTAACAGTTCAATATCTCAATAACTTGGATAACAAtgcaatcaaatcaaaattaaaacgcCGACAATTGTGCAACTATGATCAGTAGTCGAAAAGTAAAACAAAAGGCATAAATAGATATTTCAATGGAAAAAACTGGAGACGGAACAAAGATGGTACATCAATTATTAGGCAAAACATGTCAGTGGTAGGAacccaaaaaaaagtatataacaATAACCACTTAAAAGGAAATCAAATGCACATTGCCTGCAGCCAATGACAAACAGAAGACACAACAAAATCCTTTGCAATTTCAACAGATGAATTAAAAGGAAATTggatattaaaaatttaaaacatatggTTACTGATTTTTGAGTCCTAAATATATTACCCTGCGAGCTGGGGAGGTACTGTGTTTATAACTCTTGAAGTCGTATTTTCGAATGTCTACAGACTGCCCATGCTTCAATTGCTCCATCACCGACAAGAGCTGCTCAGTGTCGAATGCATCTGATCATGTACAAATTTACATATCAAATTTCACATTGAACTCGGTTTGAAAAATGCCCCAAAGAAGATAGCACACAAAAACATTTCAATTCAATGTAAGCAGACTATAATATTACTTTAGTTGACTAATGAGGTCctccaataataatataagtagGCAAGAATCCAGTATGAGATTTTGTAACTGGATAAATAAACATTAGAAAGTTAATGGGAACTGCAATAGAAGAACAATGTGGCGAACAGGTAAAGTGGAATAGGTATGAAAAAGGCTATGGGTAAGGAACTCTGCACCCGCCTTTAATTATCGTtatatttgatgaaaattaacTAAAAAGCAGACAACATCTTgatttcataaaagaaaattatctaACTTGAGAAGACGTGGAATTAATGAAATCTGGATAAGGATCTCACCAGGGTGGTCAAAATTGTATTCATTAACCCTTGTAAGTTCATCTTGTGTCAAATCATGATAAAATGAATCCTGGAAATGGAGACTAATTTCAAATCAAAGAAATTATACAAGAGACTAGAGATACATAAtgtctatataaaataaagagaaaatgagGAAATATAAACAATGACGGGGTTCCtctaatttcatatataaaatacCTGGCTAACAAGAATAACACGCTGATCATGAAGCTGATCAATAATCATATCACAAACAGTAGTCTTTCCAGCAGCTGCCCCTCCAGCAACTCCTGCAAGATATCATTATGCCAGAGTTAAATTCCAGATCCTAAACAAAATATGATTTTGGTTAGGAACAAGAGAATGTGGTTCCTATGATAATTCCAAATTCCAACTGTTTTCTCTAATTAAAGCAGTTCATTGTGAACCCAATTTGCATCTACTCCTATAAATAAGAACAGGAAATCCTTTTCAAATCTTGGTCAATGCAAGTCAGACTTGAAATCCATTCATTTGATTTAAGCATCCTGattcattaaaataatgaaaaagcATTCATATGAGGTCTCACCAATGACAAAAGGCTGATTATGCGCATGTTCAGAAGTAGACGTTGGTTCCTGATCAGCCTTTGAATTTCTTGCCTCAACTCCATCCAAATACAACCCCGAAAAATGAACTACTGATGCAGTTTCAAGCATACCAACCGCTGGTAGAGAATGAGAACCCATATAATGATATCCTTATTATGTACCCTGAAAATTCAAAGGAAAGAAAATTCCACATAAAGTATAATAACTAAAACCAAGTGCACTAATATTCAATAATGCTCCACTGTATTTCATCAATATATtaacaaagaaactaaagaTCTATCCATTTATCTCAATTGTACTTCCCAGCCTCTGCACTAATAATCTATGAAACATCATCGACGTCTACATGATACACGCTCATAATTAAACAGAAAAACATCATTCTATAGATAAGATCAATATAActcaatcaattttaaaaaatctaaagcaaAACAACGAACGAACAACCGATAAGACAATCTATCTACAGAATCCAGATCTAAACATGTAGCCGAAAGTTCATACGTTTcgaaatcaagttttcaatcatCCAATAAACTAACGAGGAACGGAAATAAAGAGAAAAGAATACGAATGCAGATTGTTGTTGAGTATACCTTTGCGGCTTTCTGAATTCGACCTGAAGATGAACTTGAATAGAAACAATAAATTCTCTTAGCGGTCTCTCCAGTCTTATCCTTTTTTCTCGAGGTTTGCatatattgatgatgatgatctacgtatatgaatatatatttagagagagaaagaggggGTAGAGTGAACCTGATATGCTTGATTATAGAAAACGTTTTTCCATTTATAGGAATACCttgaggagagagaaagagagagtatTAATCATATGATATAgggttatttgatttatttagtttttaatataataaatttagggattttgatttttaaataatttaagctATTTactaatgattaaaaaaaaattggtaaaaatatattaatattttaattgataaataaaaaataataatttaatatataaagtattttgacattttactattttataataaattaaataatataacagaCTAGAtaagtattaaataatatttaattagtttggttatttatataactttaattattGAATGCATTCTAGTGGTTAACAATAAAATATCTTTGTGAATTAATGTTTTCGGGAAGATATAACGgtggaaagaaaaatataaaaagtatattCATTAAGGGCTCGGTTTGATGTAATGGTTATTGagttttttctgattttttttttaaaattatgtttcattagattttttcaaaaataaatttatatggtTGAaagtcaaaaataattttttttattaggtagTTGAAATGTTggttaaattttgaaataaaatcataaaaacaaCTCTTATAACCACTAAATCAAAAGACCCTtaaaagcttgtttgatttttttaattattttttgttaaaaactttatttaataaaaaagaataagttATTGAGATTAAACTTTATCTAGATAGAGTGGTTTTATTAACTGAATTATATATAGGaggagattaaatattttagagagtttgttccatattataattttatttttggtagaaCGCAAACAAGTGTTTCATTCTGAACAAGACATTATGCATTCGCAAGACATTAAAAGTTTTCATGTGGgacattgctacaagttgttcgTTAAAatgaattcatataatttttgttaagaggaactttgggagtcaaaatttttattcaatatctCGTTTTTTAGATGAAACGTTATTCACGGTAAAATTCTTATGAATAATACGTGcataaaaaatgttgtattataattagtatctagagtcttttgtggagtattattgGAATTAATTAGGTGATGTCTGGACATTTGTTAGTTGTtgagaaatttgaattgataCTCCTGATATGACAAACATTTGTTAGTTGTTGAGAAGTTTGAATTGATACTCGTGATATGACAGACCTGCATATTTAGGGtatcatccaaattattttttagtggaTTATCTGGTTTGAGAAAAATCGTCAAAAACTTTCAATGATTATAATCGTTTGAGCGtatcattaataattatattatgacagacctacatatttagggtatcatccaaattattttttagtgaaTTATCTGGTTTGAGAAAAATCGTCAAAAAATTTCAATGATTATAATCGTTTGAGCGtatcattaataattatattattttgatattttatgaGATTCGTTTCAAAAAGTCATTAGAGTCTGTTAGAAAGTTAATCGTCTTCTAATCGatagtaacttttttttttattttaatgtcatttttgtcgttatatttaaataaattttatgatttaaaaaaaaagttatctttgatatttaaaatttaatttttttttaaaaaaatattttattattatagttaataaattgaataattgaaaatatataaaaataaaaaattttaaatgaaaatgaaaatcttataagaataaataaatagtcAATTAAATCTTAAAGTGCATGTGGTACCaatttccaataaaaaaaaattaaaaaaataaaaatttattatcccGATAAGGCCAGCTTCATATGACGTGTTCAATGTATCAGGACAGTTAGCCCAAGATATACTTAACAATCAAAATACTCTATTtagactattaattattatattatttattattttccaCGTCATTCACGTGTCCATTCTCGTAACAACCTCCTCCGATCAAAATTCCTTAATCTTTCTTAAATTAACACaacttgaattttttaaaaaatacattagtaaattatttaatttaaataagatactaaaaaaaattatattttaaaataaatttataattgtacTTTTATTCAAACACTTCAGAAGAAAGGATATAACAGTACTTACCTTCTCCTTGGTGAGTCGAAGTGGGTTCCGTCCTTCCTTGCCTTGCAACTCAGGTATTCcgttttttgtttttcatactTTTTGTAAAGGGCCCCAGTTTTCCGTTTTTCACCTTTCGATGCTTTCATTCCCCCAGCCCCCTATTATTCCTACTTGAGCAACTCTCGTACTCTATTTAGTAGATTCCTCTTTACTAGCAAGTGCTATATCTATGGATTGAGTCAGGCAAGTTATGTTAGATATTGATCGGCCATCCATCCGAACTACCgtcaatgaaaatgaagagaagggTGGGTATAGAAAGAGAGGATGGACTCTGTTCCCAAAAAAGGTTTAAGGTGAAATTCCTTAGCTATATCTAGTGATCCTCCCTTCCATCTTCCAACATCACCAGCTAATGAAtgtgagagagagaaagaaaaagagcTCCCTTCAATTGCCATCTCGAGTTGCCTTAGGATTTTCCCCGGCCAACAAAATCAAGCGCCAGAGGTTGGTTTCCACTTTTTTTGTTCTCAGGCCGGCGACGGCGAAATCAAGCGACAAATGTCGAGTCAGACTTTTCTGGTCTGGTTCCTCGACCGACGAAATCAAGCACCAGGGATTCTCTGTATAATAATAACCCAAAAGTTTCGTCGACCATTTTAGTTGGAGCGATGAAATCTTCCtccaaataaaaacaataacatcaagattatacactaaccaattttattttataaacagttatgaatttactaattataaaaaagtatCTATTAAGAAGAAGATAAATTGACTAAATTAGGATAGGAAAAAGATCATTGTATTTAAAATCCCATTCAATTCTTAAGGCCGAACTTTAtctgtttttgtttattaaatttaaattttaaataatttatgtttgaaagatgtacatttatattaaaaataatgaaaattgattaaaaaaacaaatcatgacattaaaagaaaatgaatatacataaaaaaaaaagtatatatatatatatataaaataaaaaacgttactcaataattaagttataaaactTGTAAGTACTCGAGAAAACAATTAACTcgtaatagtattatgaatgatacgaatcggacgactacgatcaatgaaagtttgacgatttctctccaaccagatagttcatcaaaaaataattggaatgGTAACGTAAATATGTAGGTTTGTCATATCAGGCAcatcaatcaaaattttcaatcaactACTCAAAGACTCGGACATCACCAAATTAATTCCAATAATACTCAACAAAAGACTCTAGATACTAGTCATCCCTCAACAATATAAAAGTTAGTGAGTTGTCAATTCAATCtcctcgtgacacatacgactaaccataatacaacattttttcatgcatcTATTATCCGTAAGAATTCTATCGTGAATAACGCTCAATCCAAAGAACGTGATATTTTAtggaatctttgactcccaaaaattctcccaacaaaaattatatgaaattattttagcgaacaacttgtacGTATCAATTCCTTACATGAAAACTATCAATGTcttgtcaacgcataacgtcttgttcagaCGATGATACTTATTTGCGTCCTACATTACTACCATAAGTAAAACTCTATTTGTGGGATAAATACTCTCTAATatttaatctccttctatatctaatttaaTTTGGTTAGCTAAATCACTAGATtgatgatcaaacatgtccttaaatGTGACATTTCTATATATAGTAATGGAAACAAACTTAGGATACGTCGTAgctaaaattttaacaatataccAAATGTTGTCCCCAAAACTAATCGAATCATTATCCCCACAATAAATCTAGATTACTCATGAAACTTttccacataaaataaattcccatcaaaataatcaaggaCAGAGTCAGGATTTAAAATCTACCAGAGCTAAAacttttaacaaaatctaatatgtaaaacaaaatacatCATCATTCGAAAAAGAGCACTCCAActatgaga from Impatiens glandulifera chromosome 5, dImpGla2.1, whole genome shotgun sequence includes:
- the LOC124938031 gene encoding uridine kinase-like protein 3 — encoded protein: MGSHSLPAVGMLETASVVHFSGLYLDGVEARNSKADQEPTSTSEHAHNQPFVIGVAGGAAAGKTTVCDMIIDQLHDQRVILVSQDSFYHDLTQDELTRVNEYNFDHPDAFDTEQLLSVMEQLKHGQSVDIRKYDFKSYKHSTSPARRVNPSDVIILEGILIFHDPRVRDLMNMKIFVDTDPDVRLARRIRRDTVDKARDISSVLDQYSKFVKPAFDDFILPTKKYADIIIPRGGDNHVAIDLIVQHIRTKLGQHDLCKIYPNLYVIQSTFQIRGMHTLIRDSQTTKHDFVFYADRLIRLVVEHGLGHLPFTEKQVITPTGSVYTGVDFCKRLCGVSIIRSGESMENALRACCKGVKIGKILIHREGDNGKQLIYEKLPNDISQRNVLLLDPILGTGNSAVKAISLLIKKGVPESNIIFLNLISAPQGVHVVCQQFPRIKIVTSEIESGLNKDFRVIPGMGEFGDRYFGTDDDNHHA